The Haloferax sp. Atlit-12N genome contains a region encoding:
- a CDS encoding DMT family transporter — MNSRVAAGLFVLLGLLWGSSFVAIEVGLAYFPPLHFAALRFFLAGLIVLGYAAVSTDYWRPHSRTDWTLVGVSGGLLIGAHHAFLYLGQEHVPGAVAAIVISLGPVLTALFATGILGDRISPLGVLGFGFGFLGVGLVAQPDPSALLSSDVVGVAIVFVASACFALGAVLTRPFSSDIPARTLQAWAMLFGAALLSVAGVATGESLAAIEWSGVAVGSLLYLAVVSGAGAFLIYFELLGRFGPTQINLIGYVEPVSATLLSWAFLGQLIDSVTALGFVSIFAGFALIKRRALGELVAGARSRSAE, encoded by the coding sequence GTGAACAGCCGGGTCGCCGCCGGACTGTTCGTCCTTCTGGGGCTCCTCTGGGGGAGTTCGTTCGTTGCCATCGAAGTCGGCCTCGCGTACTTCCCGCCGCTGCACTTCGCGGCACTTCGGTTCTTCCTCGCGGGCCTTATCGTCCTCGGCTACGCCGCCGTCTCGACCGACTATTGGCGGCCGCACAGCCGGACCGACTGGACGCTCGTCGGCGTCTCCGGCGGCCTCCTCATCGGCGCGCACCACGCGTTTCTCTATCTCGGACAGGAACACGTCCCCGGCGCGGTGGCGGCCATCGTCATCAGCCTCGGGCCGGTCCTGACCGCGCTGTTCGCGACGGGTATCCTCGGCGACCGCATCTCCCCGCTCGGCGTCCTCGGGTTCGGTTTCGGCTTTCTCGGCGTCGGTCTCGTCGCCCAACCGGACCCGAGCGCGCTCCTCTCCAGCGACGTGGTCGGCGTCGCCATCGTTTTCGTCGCCTCGGCGTGTTTCGCCCTCGGTGCCGTCCTGACGCGTCCCTTCTCCTCGGACATCCCGGCCCGGACGCTCCAGGCGTGGGCGATGCTGTTCGGGGCCGCGCTTCTGTCCGTCGCGGGCGTCGCCACCGGCGAATCGCTCGCGGCCATCGAGTGGTCCGGCGTCGCCGTCGGCTCGTTACTCTATCTCGCCGTCGTCAGCGGCGCGGGCGCGTTCCTCATCTACTTCGAACTGCTCGGCCGGTTCGGCCCGACGCAGATAAACCTCATCGGCTACGTCGAACCCGTCTCCGCGACGCTCCTCAGTTGGGCCTTCCTCGGCCAACTCATCGATTCCGTGACCGCGCTCGGCTTCGTCTCCATCTTCGCGGGCTTCGCGCTCATCAAGCGCCGGGCGCTCGGGGAGTTGGTCGCGGGTGCGCGCAGTCGGTCTGCGGAGTGA
- a CDS encoding FAD-dependent oxidoreductase, with amino-acid sequence MSAEPFVVVGGDAAGLSAASKFARADTDREVVVFEKGRWVSYAHCGTPYFVKGEVEKLTDMLSLSPEAAADRGIDLRREHEVVAVDTDERVVTVEGPEGTFEQPYGDLLVATGARALREPIDGIDLDGAFTLHGLDDAAAIRSFLTDLDEASVADLGGGGFVDEARAARFGAMEPPESVAIVGGGFVGVEMAEAFTAHGLDVHLFQRSGHVLGSFGDAVGERVEEHLEAHGVTLHLGASVERLRGDDAGRVEAVVCEGDELAVDAAMVGIGLRPNSDLVADAVDLGETGAIAVDDYGRTSAERVYAAGDCAEIEHVVTGEPTWNTLGLPANRAGRAIGQTVAGDPEPIGTVANTSVVKAFDLECGRAGVTDLDEARDAGFDPVSKTITAGSRSGYYPGSAETTVTLVADRDTGRLLGGTIVGADRAAVRIDTVATALAAELTVAEVERLDLGYAPPFSPVWDPILTAAKVLRSSL; translated from the coding sequence ATGTCTGCCGAACCATTCGTCGTCGTCGGCGGCGACGCCGCCGGACTCTCCGCCGCGAGCAAGTTCGCCCGCGCCGACACCGACCGCGAGGTCGTCGTCTTCGAGAAGGGCCGCTGGGTCTCCTACGCCCACTGCGGCACGCCCTACTTCGTCAAAGGCGAGGTCGAGAAGCTCACCGACATGCTCTCGCTGTCGCCCGAGGCGGCCGCCGACCGCGGCATCGACCTCCGGCGCGAACACGAGGTCGTCGCCGTCGACACCGACGAGCGGGTCGTCACGGTCGAGGGCCCCGAGGGGACGTTCGAACAGCCCTACGGCGACCTCCTCGTCGCCACTGGTGCGCGAGCGCTCCGCGAACCGATAGATGGCATCGACCTCGACGGCGCGTTCACGCTCCACGGCTTGGACGACGCGGCAGCGATTCGGTCGTTCCTCACCGACCTGGACGAGGCCTCGGTCGCCGACCTCGGGGGCGGCGGGTTCGTCGACGAGGCGCGCGCGGCCCGCTTCGGCGCGATGGAACCGCCCGAGTCGGTCGCCATCGTCGGCGGCGGCTTCGTCGGCGTCGAGATGGCTGAAGCGTTCACCGCTCACGGCCTCGACGTGCACCTGTTCCAGCGGTCCGGCCACGTCCTCGGGTCGTTCGGCGACGCCGTGGGCGAGCGGGTCGAGGAACATCTCGAAGCCCACGGCGTTACGCTCCACCTCGGCGCGTCGGTCGAGCGGCTCCGCGGCGACGACGCGGGCCGGGTCGAGGCCGTCGTCTGCGAGGGCGACGAACTCGCGGTCGACGCGGCGATGGTCGGCATCGGCCTCCGACCCAACTCGGACCTCGTCGCCGACGCGGTCGACCTCGGTGAGACGGGCGCTATCGCGGTCGACGACTACGGGCGGACGAGCGCGGAGCGCGTCTACGCCGCGGGCGACTGCGCCGAAATCGAGCACGTCGTCACCGGCGAGCCGACGTGGAACACGCTCGGCCTGCCCGCGAACCGCGCCGGGCGCGCCATCGGCCAGACCGTCGCCGGCGACCCCGAACCCATCGGGACCGTCGCGAACACCTCGGTCGTGAAGGCGTTCGACCTCGAATGCGGCCGCGCCGGCGTTACCGACCTCGACGAGGCGCGCGACGCGGGCTTCGACCCCGTTTCGAAGACTATCACCGCCGGCTCGCGGTCGGGCTACTACCCCGGGTCGGCCGAGACGACCGTCACGCTCGTCGCCGACCGCGACACCGGACGACTGCTCGGCGGCACCATCGTCGGGGCCGACCGCGCCGCCGTCAGAATCGACACCGTGGCGACCGCGCTCGCCGCCGAGTTGACCGTCGCCGAGGTGGAGCGTCTCGACCTTGGCTACGCGCCGCCGTTCAGCCCCGTCTGGGACCCGATTCTGACCGCGGCGAAGGTCCTTCGCAGCTCGCTCTAA
- a CDS encoding high-potential iron-sulfur protein, which yields MDDDERTPRRDATDRLTRSQDTRDAGRTRRRFIWLTGTAAMAGLAGCSGGGDGATETTTATATTTQSSGSTGGVPEAYATAASLDGTQRNPDSLSSQEAVSYQDEPKDGKQCSTCRYYIEDKNGDGVGACAIVAGEIAPEGYCVSYVEYEG from the coding sequence ATGGACGACGACGAGCGGACGCCACGCCGAGACGCGACCGACCGACTGACGCGGAGTCAGGATACCCGCGATGCGGGGCGCACCCGAAGGCGGTTCATCTGGCTCACCGGAACCGCCGCGATGGCGGGGTTGGCCGGTTGTTCCGGCGGCGGTGACGGTGCGACCGAGACGACGACAGCGACCGCGACCACGACGCAGTCGTCGGGGTCGACCGGGGGCGTCCCCGAGGCGTACGCGACCGCCGCGTCCCTCGACGGCACCCAGCGCAACCCTGACAGCCTCTCGTCGCAGGAGGCCGTCTCGTACCAAGACGAGCCGAAAGACGGCAAGCAGTGTTCGACCTGCCGGTACTACATCGAGGACAAAAACGGGGACGGCGTGGGCGCGTGCGCCATCGTCGCGGGCGAAATCGCTCCTGAGGGGTACTGCGTCTCTTACGTCGAATACGAGGGGTAA